Within Massilibacillus massiliensis, the genomic segment TCAAGGAGAAAGATAATCTTACAACTGAACAGATAGAACTGATTGAGCTTCGCAAACGGAACAAATATCTTGAAATGGAGAATGATATTTTAAAGCAAGCAGCGCTGATCTTAGGACGAAAGTAAATGTGATTAAAGCCAATATCCACAAATACTCTGTATCAGCAATGTGTAAAGTCCTACAAATTCCAAGAAGCACCTATTATTATGAGGCAAAAGCAAATCCAGATGAATCTAAGCTGGTGGCAAATATTGTTGATATATTTAAAGCAAGCCGAAATAATTATGGAACCCGAAAAATAAAATCAGATTTAAAAGATAGAAATATCATTGCTTCACGCCGCCGCATCGGCAGAATCATGAGGCAGGAAGGACTGATTTCAAGTTATACGACTGCCCAGTTCCGTCCTCAAAAGGATACTTGTAATGAATCAAAAACCAAAAATGTTGTTGACCGCCAGTTCAGTGAACAACCATATAGAAATGCTATTGTAAGCGATTTAACATATGTCAGAGTCGGCATGAGCTGGAACTACATTTGTGTGCTTATTGACCTCTTTAATAGAGAAATAATTGGT encodes:
- a CDS encoding IS3 family transposase (programmed frameshift); its protein translation is MTVEKRPRRSYTDEFKKQVVQLYNNGKRKCDIIREYDIASSLLDKWIQQANNSGSFKEKDNLTTEQIELIELRKRNKYLEMENDIFKASSADLRTKVNVIKANIHKYSVSAMCKVLQIPRSTYYYEAKANPDESKLVANIVDIFKASRNNYGTRKIKSDLKDRNIIASRRRIGRIMRQEGLISSYTTAQFRPQKDTCNESKTKNVVDRQFSEQPYRNAIVSDLTYVRVGMSWNYICVLIDLFNREIIGYSAGRNKTADLVKQAFQTVRGNLKDIQIFHTDRGNEFKNRTIEEILEAFEIQRSLSHKGCPYDNAVAEATFKIIKTEFIRNQTFHSLNHLQIELADYVNWFNNHRIHSSLGYLTPVKYRINTLKKVV